The following coding sequences are from one Candidatus Borkfalkia ceftriaxoniphila window:
- a CDS encoding MATE family efflux transporter, with amino-acid sequence MKGYKDLTTGSPFKNILFFCIPIFIGNIFQQLYSMVDTIIVGQTISLDALAAVGCTGSVNFLILGFISGVCSGFGVLIAQFYGAGDEENVRRSVGTSYVLCIAVTAVVTAVAVATAMPLLKLMRTDSAIIGDAYDYIIVIFWGIGATTLYNMASCMLRAIGDSRAPLYFLIFASVLNIGLDYLCILVFRMGVAGAGVATVLSQLVSGVLCLLYALKKYKILRTRRRHFWTNALFGWKHLKVGLPMALQFSITAIGVMVVQSVLNTMGTDTVAAYTAASKIDSIAQQPFVAIGAAIATYCAQNYGAKQYGRIKKGMNIGLLLTVIFSAAGFLLILLLKKPLILLFAGEDYERIYDNAAMYLYINAGTYLLLGLIFLYRNGIQGMGFSAVTMLAGGAELVMRIVAALIFARYWGYIGVCSANPAAWFGADVILVIVYAVLAKKSIPTAKTPKRKHHSPFEDREIAR; translated from the coding sequence GACGGGAAGTCCGTTTAAAAATATTTTGTTTTTTTGTATTCCCATTTTTATCGGGAATATTTTTCAGCAACTTTACAGCATGGTCGACACCATCATCGTGGGGCAGACCATCTCGCTCGACGCGCTCGCCGCGGTCGGCTGTACGGGTTCGGTCAATTTTCTCATACTCGGCTTCATATCGGGCGTATGCAGCGGATTCGGCGTTCTCATCGCGCAGTTTTACGGCGCGGGGGACGAAGAAAACGTCAGGCGTTCGGTCGGCACTTCCTATGTGCTCTGCATTGCCGTCACCGCCGTCGTCACTGCCGTTGCGGTCGCGACCGCCATGCCCCTTTTAAAACTGATGCGCACCGATTCCGCCATTATCGGCGACGCTTATGATTACATAATCGTCATTTTCTGGGGCATCGGCGCGACTACCTTATATAATATGGCGTCGTGTATGCTCCGCGCCATCGGGGACAGCCGCGCGCCGCTGTATTTTCTCATCTTCGCCTCCGTTCTCAATATCGGGCTGGATTATCTGTGCATTCTCGTATTTCGCATGGGCGTGGCGGGCGCGGGCGTCGCCACCGTCTTGTCCCAACTCGTATCGGGCGTATTATGCCTTTTGTACGCACTGAAAAAATATAAGATCCTGCGCACGCGGCGCCGCCATTTCTGGACGAACGCGCTCTTTGGCTGGAAACATTTGAAAGTGGGGCTTCCGATGGCGCTGCAATTCTCCATTACGGCCATCGGGGTCATGGTCGTGCAGTCGGTGCTCAACACCATGGGTACGGACACCGTCGCCGCCTATACCGCGGCCTCCAAAATAGACAGCATCGCGCAGCAGCCCTTCGTCGCTATCGGCGCGGCCATTGCCACCTACTGCGCGCAGAATTACGGCGCAAAGCAGTACGGGCGCATCAAAAAGGGCATGAATATCGGACTGCTGCTCACCGTTATTTTCAGCGCCGCGGGGTTTTTACTCATTCTGCTCTTGAAAAAACCGCTCATTCTCCTATTTGCGGGGGAGGATTACGAGAGGATCTACGACAATGCCGCCATGTACCTGTATATCAACGCGGGCACGTATCTGCTTCTGGGGCTTATCTTTCTCTATCGGAACGGGATCCAGGGCATGGGCTTTTCCGCCGTCACCATGCTTGCGGGCGGCGCGGAACTCGTCATGCGTATCGTCGCCGCGCTCATATTCGCGCGTTATTGGGGATATATCGGCGTGTGTTCCGCCAATCCCGCCGCATGGTTCGGGGCGGACGTCATTCTCGTCATCGTATACGCGGTGCTCGCCAAAAAATCCATTCCCACCGCCAAAACGCCAAAACGAAAACATCATTCTCCCTTCGAAGATCGTGAGATCGCCCGTTAA